In Dermacentor variabilis isolate Ectoservices chromosome 11, ASM5094787v1, whole genome shotgun sequence, one genomic interval encodes:
- the LOC142564057 gene encoding acetylcholinesterase-like, producing MATSAALLSGLFLAVVLTATADDAFVERQTMEGMVRGNVIRVLNKTVEEYRGIPFAEPPVGKLRFRPPLPKRAWEGTVDATAGNTACSQVLLEGITMGNLSFTEDCLQLNVWVPEVATNPGSRRPVLVWIHGGAFTLGSANMAGCSGFLLAALGDVVVVSMNYRLGILGFMNANSPEAPGNVGLLDQNMALKWVQRNIGHFGGDPERVTLFGESAGSMSIHAQIMSPLSQGLFKRAVLMSGTMYNLDTWDTVPESMVKADKVANVVGCSNGGTTDLSSNAEEIVDCMRSKSADELVKASLEVVQPKLIIFAPTYHNEFLPRDPLVTLKRGFFSSIDVLAGVTSDEAAAFLLYPLVPDLLEEDLQATSPEELVKSLRGALWRLLKDDIPDILETYTEEAPKDDKNALRRQYIDYVSDRLFNCPLQFFAEKHSEKGNKVFTYVFTHKTAMFPLPGWMGAPHGTDVAFAFGHPYAGDPDSPGGRMAEAFVRMLASFGENGIPELPHNETWPQYSKNSLSMVVLNNGQFNETRGFRSSYCERWRPLY from the exons ATGGCGACCAGTGCAGCACTTCTGTCAGGCCTTTTTCTGGCTGTCGTGCTCACTGCCACGGCCGACGATGCATTCGTCGAGAGGCAAACCATGGAAGGCATGGTTCGCGGCAACGTTATCCGTGTCCTGAACAAGACCGTCGAAGAGTACCGCGGCATTCCGTTCGCCGAGCCGCCTGTGGGAAAGCTCCGCTTTCGGCCTCCGCTTCCCAAAAGAGCTTGGGAGGGCACCGTAGACGCAACGGCTGGAAACACAGCCTGTTCTCAG GTGCTGTTGGAAGGAATCACAATGGGCAACCTGAGCTTTACAGAAGACTGCCTCCAGCTGAACGTATGGGTCCCAGAGGTCGCGACTAACCCGGGCTCGCGTCGTCCTGTACTTGTGTGGATCCACGGAGGAGCATTCACCTTAGGCAGCGCAAATATGGCGGGCTGTAGTGGATTCTTGCTCGCCGCGCTGGGCGATGTAGTCGTCGTCTCCATGAATTACCGTCTTGGCATCCTGGGCTTCATGAACGCGAACTCGCCTGAGGCGCCAGGTAATGTTGGTCTCTTGGATCAGAACATGGCTCTGAAATGGGTGCAGCGGAACATCGGACACTTCGGAGGCGACCCTGAGCGAGTGACGTTGTTCGGTGAGAGCGCCGGGTCAATGAGCATACACGCGCAAATCATGTCGCCTTTAAGCCAAGGCCTCTTCAAGAGGGCAGTTTTGATGAGCGGCACAATGTACAACCTAGACACGTGGGACACAGTTCCGGAAAGCATGGTCAAGGCAGACAAGGTCGCTAACGTTGTTGGCTGCTCGAACGGTGGAACTACCGACCTGTCATCGAATGCGGAAGAAATCGTGGACTGCATGAGAAGCAAATCAGCCGACGAGCTCGTCAAGGCTTCTCTGGAGGTAGTGCAACCAAAGCTGATTATATTTGCGCCAACTTATCACAACGAGTTTCTTCCCCGAGATCCTTTAGTGACCCTGAAGCGCGGTTTCTTCTCATCTATAGACGTCTTAGCTGGCGTAACTTCAGATGAAGCAGCTGCGTTTCTCCTGTACCCGTTGGTCCCCGACCTTTTGGAGGAAGACCTTCAAGCCACTTCACCAGAGGAGCTTGTTAAATCTCTTCGCGGCGCATTATGGCGCCTGCTTAAAGATGACATACCGGATATATTAGAAACGTACACCGAGGAAGCACCGAAAGACGATAAAAATGCACTGAGACGCCAATACATCGACTACGTGTCGGACAGATTGTTCAACTGTCCACTGCAGTTCTTCGCGGAAAAGCACAGCGAAAAGGGCAACAAAGTTTTCACGTACGTCTTCACGCACAAGACGGCGATGTTTCCACTGCCTGGGTGGATGGGAGCGCCCCATGGCACCGATGTGGCCTTCGCGTTTGGTCACCCCTACGCAGGAGATCCTGATTCTCCAGGTGGTCGCATGGCTGAGGCCTTCGTGCGAATGTTGGCCAGCTTCGGCGAAAACGG